Sequence from the Saccopteryx bilineata isolate mSacBil1 chromosome 6, mSacBil1_pri_phased_curated, whole genome shotgun sequence genome:
CACCCAGCCTAGGGGTCCGACCTCAGTTTGTGCCCTGGTGGTCACAGAGCCTGCCTGTCCCAGGAACTCCTGCCGTCCTTGCATACTTACCCCGAGAACCCCGTCCTTTCCTGCCAACAGCCTCTGCCCCCTCGTCTGCTGCCCCTATGTGCGCATATGGCTGTTTCTagtccccccgccccgcccctggaGGGGCCTCCTCATGTTTCCTGCGGAGGACAAATGGAGGTTTTAAGGGTTCCTCTGGGGCTTGCTACCTCCGGATGCACGGCCACAGGGAGGCTAATCTCTGTTCGCTTGTGTGGGCAGGAAATACGAGCTGTACAGTATGGACTGGGACCTGAAGGAGGAGCTCAGGGACTGCCTGGTGGCCGCTGCGCCCTACGGGGGCCCCATTGGTAAGTGACCCCTCTGCCACCGCACGCTCTGGGACCGTGGGATGAACTCAAGGTCCTTGATTCCTGGGAGTGTTATTGCTGGGGGTGCTTGCTGGCATGTGCTacccctccactccctcctccatTGAGATGCTTGAAATTCTGGTTCTCACGAGGCCTGCTTCACTCACGTGGTGGGGCCGAGGCGGGCTTCACGTGGAAGGCCAGGGGAGTTAGGACAGGAGGTCTCCCACTGCAGCGCTGCTGAGGAACCCCTGGCAGAAGGAGAAGGCTGCCAGCATACGGCCGGTGCTTGAGATCTACTCGGCCTCTGGCGTGCCTCTGGCCAGTCTGCTGGTGAGCACCCTCGCCCgccctggggctgggggtgggggtcgggCGAGGCTTCCGCGTCCTGGACAGCCTCATGAACGCCCTCTCCTCTGCAGTGGAAGAGTGGACCGGTGGTGTCCCTGGGCTGGTCGGCTGAAGAGGAGCTCCTCTGTGTGCAGGAAGATGGTGTGGTCCTGGTGTACGGGCTTCACGGCGACTTCCGGAGGCACTTCAGTATGGGCAATGTAGGGGCGCCGCCGGAGGCCCGGGGACAGGGGCGGAGCCTGTGACCCTTTGGCTTCTTCAAGACCCCTCTCCGCTCTCTCCGCTCCCTAGGAGGTGCTCCAGAACCGGGTTCTGGACGCCCGGATCTTCCATACTGAGTTTGGTTCTGGAGTGGCCATCCTCACCGGGGCCCACCGCTTCACCCTGAGTGCCAACGTGGGCGACCTCAAACTGCGCCGGATGCCGGAAGTGCCCGGTGGGTGCTGCACGCCCGGGACAGTGATTCAGAACCCGCGGAGGGGCTCGCGGAGGCGGAAGCTGTGGGCCCTGGTCATCCTGAGTCCCCTCCTCCCTGACCACAGGCTTGCAGAGCGCCCCCTCGTGCTGGACCGCACTGTGTCAGGACCGGGTGGCGCTCATCCTCCTGGCTGTGGGGCCCGACCTCTACCTCCTGGACCACGCGGCCTGCTCTGCAGTGGTGAGGGCCTGCGACATGGGAGTGAcatggggggcggggaggcatGGGGAGGCTCGGAGAAGTGAGTGTCTCTGGTGACCTCCCGGGCCCTGCCACAGACACCGCCTGGCCTGGCCCCAGGAGTGAGCAGCTTCCTGCAGATGGCTGTCTCTTTCACCTACCGACACCTGGCACTCTTCACAGACACAGGCTCTATCTGGATGGGGACAGCTTCCCTCAAGGTTTGATCCTGGGATAACACAGGGGCGCTTTGCCTTGTCCAGGGAAGCTCTgtttggggtaggggaggggcttTTTCACCTGACTGCTGGGACAGGGCCATGACATTCCCTGCATCCTTTCAGGAAAAGCTGTGTGAGTTCAACTGCAACATCCGGGCACCCCCGAAGCAGATGGTCTGGTGAGAATGGGGGTCTTatgctgggggtgagggtggaggtggACAGAGCCTCGTTTCCTGGGACACCTTGATTCACCCTGCCTGCTGCCAAGCCAGCTGGAGCCGGCACCATCTCTTCTTTGCCCGTGCACACTCTAGGGCAGCCCCTGCCCGCTGTGGGCCCAGATGCACCGGGAGTTGATGGCCCAGGGTGGAAGGGAAGCAGACACGTCCGTCAGAGGAGTGGGATGCGGGGCAGGAAGCGTGCACAGGGCTGTCCCGAGACAGAGGGATGTGGGAGACCGGGCTGTGGGCCTGGCGTCCCGTGTGTGCTCACACACATGCGTGGTGCCGCCCACAGGTGCAGCCGCCCTCGCAGCAAGGAGAAGGCTGTTGTGGTGGCCTGGGAGCGCCGGCTGATGGTAGTGGGAGACGCGCCTGAGAGCATCCAGTATCCTTGGAGGGCTGCCGGGggcctgggaggggagagggtcaCCTGCCCCGCCTGTCTCTGGGTGTTCTTAGGAGCCTTGACCAGGCTCATGTTTGTGCTGGATGAGGACTCCTACCTGGTCCCTGAGCTGGATGGCGTCCGCATCTTCTCCCGCAGCACACATGAGTTCCTGCACGAGGTTCCAGGTAAGGCCCCCACGAGGCTCCCGTGTGACCCAGGGCGGGCACCTCGGCACGGCAGCTCCTGCGGGCCGGTGTCCCAGAGCAGGGTCCGGTCACTGAGCACTGAGGCAGAGCCGAGGGTTCCCTGACCTCTGCCCGCACCCCACTCACATCTCCCTTCCCCAGTGGCCAGTGAGGAGATCTTCAAAATTGCCTCAATGGCCCCCGGAGCGCTGCTGTTAGAAGCCCAGAAGGAATATGAGGTAAAGCCCTAGGCTTTACCCTGAGCCCTAAGAtattctcctcccccttcccctgatTGGCCCAGCCCCCCTGTCCCTGCCTGGGCATGGGTGGCCACAGCCAGGTGCCACCTGTGAAGTGAGGGGTCCAGGCAGGACGCTGGGCTGGGGAAGCTCAGCTCAGGTAGACTAAAGTGACACGGGCTCCTCCGGGTGGTGATGGGGAGAGGCAGGGACCCCACAATATCCCCAGCCCAGGCACAGGTCAGAGCTACTGTCAAGAGGTCTCAGGGCCTCCCACAGGCAACTGGGCAGACTGGGGGGAGTCTGGGAGCACCCCTTGTGGACTGAGTGGGTGGAGGCGGTTAGGGCTCCAGCCCCTGCCGCTCATTGAAACCGCACCCCAGAGGGACTGTGGCCAGGTGTGGCGGTGTTCTCCATCGTGATGCTGTGTCCCTGCacgtgccccctcctccccagaagGAGAGCCAGAAGGCCGATGAGTATCTGCGGGAGATCCAGGAGCTGGGCCAGCTGACCCAGGCTGTGCAGCAGTGCATCGAGGCTGCGGGGCACGAGCACCGGCCGGACATGCAGAAGAGCCTGCTCAGGGTTGGTGCGGGCTCCGGGGCTGCTGGGAGGGCGCTGGGTGGGCAGGGTGCGGCTGGCGGTGGGGAGACCCTCTTCTGTCACCCTCATCTCTTCCCAGGCCGCCTCCTTCGGGAAGTGTTTCCTGGACAGATTCCCGCCCGACAGCTTCGTCCGCATGTGTCAGGACCTGCGTGTGCTCAATGCCGTTCGGGACTACCACATCGGGATCCCCCTCACCTACAGCCAGTATCCCCAGGCATGCGGGAGGGGTGCTCAGTcagggggctggggaaggggaaggggctaGAGATGCTACCTGAAGGCCCTTGGCGTTCAAGGCTTCTTCTCCTTAACCGCGTAAAATGCAGATATAAGCAGCTCACCATCCAGGTGCTGCTGGACAGGTACAGCAAGCCCAGGGTGCGGGAGGGGCGCCAAGTGGGCAGCATGACAGCCCCCGGGGGCTCTGGTGGCCGCTGCTCCTGGCCTGCCTTCTTTGGGAACTAGGAGGCCCAGTTTGCAGACTGTGgccactctgccctctctctctaccccacCTCACCCCTATTCCCCTTGCCCGCCTCGCCCGCCAGGCTTGTACTGCGGAGACTTTACCCCCTGGCCATCCAGATATGCGAGTACCTGCGCCTTCCTGAGGTGCAGGGTGTCAGCCGGATCCTGGCCCACTGGGCCTGCTACAAGGTGAGGAGGCAGGGTAGGGTCTGAGAGCACTCAGGACTTCCAGGCCCTGGCGGGGTGTGGGAAACACGAGGTGCAGGGCTGAAGGGTCAGGTTCCAGTGGAGTAAGGGGTGGGATCAGGTGTGTGTGCACCCCTTCTTCTGCAGGTACAACAGAAGGACGTGTCCGATGAGGATGTGGCTCGGGCCATCAACCAGAAGCTGGGGGACACGCCTGGTGTCTCCTATTCCGACATAGCCACGCGGGCCTATGACTGTGGCCGCACGGAGCTGGCCATCAAGGTTCAGGCACCCTGCCCTTTCCCAGCGCTCGGACATGGGCTTCTGAGGCCCCTGGCccagctccctctctctctgtcttcctccccacCGCGCAGCTGCTGGAGTACGAGCCGCGCTCCGGGGAGCAGGTACCGCTTCTCCTGAAGATGAAGAGGAGCAAACTGGCACTGAGCAAGGCCATCGAGAGTGGGGACACTGACTTGGGTGAGCAGGGTTTGCGTGTGCCATGGCCGGGGCCCCTGGGCTGAGCAAGGGGCCgggctggacccccccccccccatgttacTGTCCCATAGTGTTCACCGTGTTGCTGCACCTGAAGAACGAGCTGAACCGAGGAGACTTTTTTATGACCCTTCGGAACCAGCCCATGGCCCTGAGCTTGTACAGACAGGTATGGCGGTGGGCCGTGGCAGGGTGGGGGCGGCGCCCTGAGCCTCTGCGTGGTCCTTGCTGACTGCCTGCCTGCCCGGCTCCAGTTCTGTAAGCATCAGGAGCTGGAGACGCTAAAGGACCTTTACAACCAGGACGACAAccaccaggagctgggcagcttCCATATCCGAGCCAGCTACTCCTCGGAGGAGGTCTGAGACCCACAGCATGGGTGGGGCCTGGGGGCTGGGCTGCTGGGCTGGTTCCTGCACCAAATATCTAGGCCTCACATTTGGTGCACACCCTATCCGGGCCTCCCTGTTGACGGAGAGTTGGAAGACGTGAGGCCAGGATGAGGGTTGGTCCCAGATAAGCTAGCCTTCCTACTGGGAACACCAGAGTGGTTCACCCAATGGGTAAGGCCGGCCCTGGTGACCCTTGGCACAGGGGTCAGGGAGGAAAGTGTAGGCCGGGTGGGGAGGCCGAGGTCCCCGAGCTGTGGGCTCAGGCTTCCCTTCCTGCCCTTACAGCGTATCGAGGGGCGGGTCGCCGCTCTGCAGACAGCAGCCGACGCCTTCTACAAGGCCAAGAATGAGTTTGCAGCCAAGGTTTGGCCTACTCTTCCCTAAGAACCTCCTTGCTTCCTCTCCCCGCCATCCCTCCTTGTCCCTCTTGTCCCCATCCTGCTTCATCCATGTCCCCAGGCCACAGAGGATCAAATGCGGCTCCTACGGCTACAGCGACGCCTGGAGGATGAGCTGGGGGGTCAGTTCCTAGACCTGTCTCTACATGACACCGTCACCACCCTCATCCTCGGTGGCCACAACAAGCGTGCAGAGCAGCTGGCACGTGACTTCCGCATCCCTGACAAGAGGTAGGCCCAGCCTGGGAGTGGGTCCAGGGATCCCTCCCACCGCTCCTCCAAGTCCCTCCCACAGCTTCTCTAGCCCCTCCCACTGCTCCTCCAAGCCCCTCCCACCACTCCTCCAAGTCCCTCCCACAGCTTCTCTAGCCCCTCCCACTGCTCCTCCAAGCCCCTCCCACAGCTTCTCTAGCCCCTCCCACTGCTCCTCCAAGCCCCTCCCACCACTCCTCCAAGTCCCTCCCACAGCTTCTCTAGCCCCTCCCACTGCTCCTCCAAGCCCCTCCCACCACTCCTCCAAGCCCGACCTCCCCGCAGGCTCTGGTGGTTGAAGCTGACAGCCTTGGCAGATCTGGAAGAATGGGAGGAGCTAGAGAAGTTTTCTAAGAGCAAAAAATCACCCATTGGCTACCTGGTGAGGCGGGGCCCTTTTGACGCCCCCTGCCAGGGAGGGTGGTCCTGGGAGAGGACCGGGCCTGGAGACAAGCTCATGATGCATGGGCGCATCTGTTCAGCTGGCCGAAATAGGTGTGGGTACTGTGTGCGTGTGCTTGCTCATGGGCCTGGTGCATGGGAGTAGGGGCCCGAGTCAGCCTGTGGACATCGGGAAAAGTCCTGGGTGGAGGGGGCCCAGGAAAGCGCATCAGCCAGGCAGTGGGGGGTTACTGAGGGGGCTTGTTCAGAGGTGTGGCGGGTAGGAGGGGGAGCCACGAGAGAAAGTAGTCCGTGAGAGGGCAGGAAATGCCTGTTGGGAAGGGGTCGCAGTGCACAATGGAGTGGACGCTTGGAAATACTTGGTCTCAAGGCTCTGGTTTCGGTTGTTTCTGCCCTGAGAATGTTGAGATCACACCTGTTGCAGGTGGTGTTGGGGCAAGGTTGAGGGATAATTACAGCTACTGAAgtgaacataaaatatatagGGAGGGTGTATCCCATGGGCCTTTGCTCGCAGATGAAAGAGGGCTCTGCCTTGCCCTCTCTGcccatccccttcctctctaagcCCTTCGTGGAGATCTGCATGAAGCAGCACAACAAATACGAGGCCAAGAAGTACGCCTCCCGCGTGGGCCCCGAGCAGAAGGTCAAGGCCTTGCTTCTCGTTGGGTGCGTCAGCTGGGAGCCTTGTGGGTGCTGGGTGGCTGAGCCAGTGGGCTGAGGAGGGTCATGGTTCGTGTCCCTGGTCAGCCCAGCACCATCTCCCCTTCTGGTCCAACCACAGGGACGTGGCCCAGGCCGCAGATGTGGCCATCGAGCGCCGCAACGAGGCAGAGCTGACCCTTGTGTTGTCTCAGTGCACTGGGGCCGCGGACGGGGCCACGGCGGACAAGATTCAGCGGGCCAGGGTGCAGGCCCAGAAGAAGTGAGGGGCCCACCCCGTACGACTCCTCGAGTCCTGGGCTTGGCCGAAGTGTCACTGCTCATTCTGCTTCTGCCCAGAGTTAAACTGAGGAGCGGGGGCGGGAAGGGAGCCCGGAGTCTGGCTGTAAATAAACTTGGGCCGTTATAGAGGGTTTGTCTTACGCAGTCCCACACAAACAAAAGCAAGCTAGAGGCAGAGTCATACAGACACCTCAGCAAAACTCCATGTgttgtgggggctggggagggagctTCTCCAGCTACATTTACAAGAGACCTGCCCCTCCCTTGGCGTGGTCAGCACGGAAAGCTCTCTCAAGCCCCCAGACCCTGGGAAGGTTGCGGGGAGGGATGACACAGAGCTCAAGCAACAATTCATCCAGACCCGTATGTGAAAGCAGTATACACACAGTGCACAGGAACCGTCCTGAACACTCGACCACGTGTCATTGACTCCACATGACAGCCCAGTGCGACGGGTTGcataaccccattttacagaagaggaaagtgAAGACCTAGGAGGTTTAGTGACAGCAGATAGGTGGCAAAGTGGATTTGAAACCATGTTGGGCATTTGGGGATCTCAGAGCTGCTCCTTGGATGTTGTGTTAGCAGAGGAAGGATGACTCGGAGCTGGAATTTAACTGGGGCCCTTTGTGAGCAGAGGAGCCTGAGCAAGGCCCTGGTGGGCACTCCAGAGGGAGCTGGAGGCCTCCTCAGAGGCATGCGGCCAGCAGGTCATAGGGGTTGGAAGAGGAGCCCGTGGAGACCCTGTCCGCTGGACAGTGGTGAGCTATTCCTGAGTGGTCTCCGGGCTGATGACAAAAGGATGGAATTCTTTCAGCAATTCTGCCAAGGACCTACTGCAGACTGGAGACTCCTGCTGCACCCCACCCTGAATGGAGGCTTTGTCCCCGGTCAGTCGGAGGGCCTTGGCCCTCCCTCCAGTCACCCTACCTCTGGCCTCCAGTCTGCACTCCAGGGCACCTTGGCTTCGTATCCCAGTGCCCCAACCCAGCATGAAGGGCACTGCTTTTTCCTCGTTATCCCCTTAGTCTAGAAGGCAGCCAAAGCCCTGAGTGAGGGCAGGTCTCCCCAAAGCTTCCGAACTGCTGAACAAGAGAGGGAGGCCTCGTAAGGGGTTTCTTCTTCATCCCCCACCCGACTTGCAAAGTTTGTGAAAATCCTCCCAGCGCATATAAATCAAATGTAAAACAATCCTTTACCATGCTTACCACTCACtgtgtgggtcaggaatttggatGGGATAAAACAGGGATGGTTTGTCTGCTCTACAGTGTCTGGGGCAACAGctggaggacccagtttgaagGTGACTTGGTAGCTGAAGGCTTGGTAGGTCAGAACACACGGCCTCCAGTCCCTCACAGCATGGCTGCCGCGGACCCGAGGTCATCATCCCGGGagagccaggcagggctgcactgCTTTCCCTAACCCAGCTTTGGGAGTCACACCTGCCACATTGTTTGTCCAAGCCGTCACATAGGCCTACTCCACCCAATTTCAAAGGGAAATGAACTCCACCTCATGGGAGGGAGTAGCAAGGCTCTGGAAGAGTGTGCAGAACTGGAAATGTGGCCGGTTTTTGGAATCACAGTCTGGCACAGCCTATCAGGTTTCGCTGTTAGAATCAGGAGACACCTCCGAGGAAAGCAAAGGAGATCCCCAATACCAGGCCCGTCATTCTGGGCTTTTTTCCTTTACTGTCTTGGCCCCACAATTCCTCCCTTGATTTCAATGCTTTTTAAGAATGTTTCCTCTAGCTTTTCTAGTTCTCAAGAGAAAAGGGTTTGGTACCATATTATCCAGCCCACCCTCTGGAAGGGGGGCCCTGGGCAAGTCCTTTTAGAATGTACACATTAAAACGCTATGTCCCCAAAGTAACACACCACACTTACTCGTGTCTTATGCAAACATTAAACGTTGGACAcatgaaattttagaaatatgtgaGAAATGACAACATACAAACAGCGATTACAACTTCATAAAAAGCGTGGATACATGTCGAGAGGCACTGCATTGCTCCTGGGGAGAGCTATTTGAATAAGGCAGCCTTGCTCTggctggtggcatagtggatatagcatcgaccCAGAGCGCTGCGGTTAACTGATTCaatcctggggtcaccagcttgatcctagggttgctggcttgattccaGGGTCACCAGCTGGATCCGAAGGGCACTGGTTCGACCCTGAGGGCaccagttcaagccccagtcaggatATGTATGAAAAGTAATCGATGTAGCACAACCTCATggagcaagttgatgcttctctctccctctcaaatcaatggggggaaaaaactcCCACCCCTCAACATTAGATGGCCCTCAGATTCTAAATGCCTCAGCTTTGTTCAGATGCCCAGGCTTTGCTTTCTTTCTGCCATATATTTGACTTTAATCAAACTTATCTGCTCATCTGCCAATCTGAGCATCACTACACCAAGCCTGCATGCGtccctttaaatatatatatatatgcacacacacacttgccttttatatatatatatgtatatttattaaaggcAGCCTTGTGTACTTTTTTGTAAACTTAAACACTgatctccctccccccaacatTTGTCATGAAAACTTTCAAATTATACACTAAGTTGAAAGAATTTTACAGTAAGTGCCTGTACACCCACTACCTGGATTCtaccattaacattttatttatttatttatttatttatttatttatttacagagacagagtcagagagagggatagatagggacagacagacaggtatggagagagatgagaagcatcaatcatcagttttttgtggcaacaccttagttgttcattgattgctttctcatatgtgccttgaccgtgggcctacagcagaccaagtaaccccttgcttgagccagcgaccttgggtccaagctggtgagttttgctcaaaccagatgagccagcgctcaagctggcaatcttggggtctcgaacctgggtcttccgcatcccagtccgatgctctatccactgtgccaccgcctggtcaggctctaccattaacattttaataGCCTGGCCCAgcatctcagttggttagagcatcattctgatacaccaaggttgtgggttcattccCTAGTCGAGTAGcatacaagaatccaccaaatgaatgcagaaataagtagaacaacaaatccatgtttctctctctcccccttcctctctaaaatcaataaatagtaaaaa
This genomic interval carries:
- the VPS16 gene encoding vacuolar protein sorting-associated protein 16 homolog — encoded protein: MSRPAPPSTPRGNRKEAGTAAWPGPPGRAQGPGVSQGAAAAAEGSCPLCGGQWRRLRHVTQAGRKRKCRPGARARRVFPAALPSSSSIPAPAMDCYTANWNPLGDSAFYRKYELYSMDWDLKEELRDCLVAAAPYGGPIALLRNPWQKEKAASIRPVLEIYSASGVPLASLLWKSGPVVSLGWSAEEELLCVQEDGVVLVYGLHGDFRRHFSMGNEVLQNRVLDARIFHTEFGSGVAILTGAHRFTLSANVGDLKLRRMPEVPGLQSAPSCWTALCQDRVALILLAVGPDLYLLDHAACSAVTPPGLAPGVSSFLQMAVSFTYRHLALFTDTGSIWMGTASLKEKLCEFNCNIRAPPKQMVWCSRPRSKEKAVVVAWERRLMVVGDAPESIQLMFVLDEDSYLVPELDGVRIFSRSTHEFLHEVPVASEEIFKIASMAPGALLLEAQKEYEKESQKADEYLREIQELGQLTQAVQQCIEAAGHEHRPDMQKSLLRAASFGKCFLDRFPPDSFVRMCQDLRVLNAVRDYHIGIPLTYSQYKQLTIQVLLDRLVLRRLYPLAIQICEYLRLPEVQGVSRILAHWACYKVQQKDVSDEDVARAINQKLGDTPGVSYSDIATRAYDCGRTELAIKLLEYEPRSGEQVPLLLKMKRSKLALSKAIESGDTDLVFTVLLHLKNELNRGDFFMTLRNQPMALSLYRQFCKHQELETLKDLYNQDDNHQELGSFHIRASYSSEERIEGRVAALQTAADAFYKAKNEFAAKATEDQMRLLRLQRRLEDELGGQFLDLSLHDTVTTLILGGHNKRAEQLARDFRIPDKRLWWLKLTALADLEEWEELEKFSKSKKSPIGYLPFVEICMKQHNKYEAKKYASRVGPEQKVKALLLVGDVAQAADVAIERRNEAELTLVLSQCTGAADGATADKIQRARVQAQKK